A window from Citrus sinensis cultivar Valencia sweet orange chromosome 5, DVS_A1.0, whole genome shotgun sequence encodes these proteins:
- the LOC102615401 gene encoding urease accessory protein F, whose protein sequence is MEDDQANVSHGKEKQASVELPLHWSEWQLLDSILPTGGFAHSFGLEAAIQARLISSPDDLRTYVIHILENTGSLLLPFVCTATTSPDLETWHKLDRMLDATLTNEVSRKASTAQGSALLRVAASVFTEVPSLKKMREISLNFGDVAFHHAPLFGIICGLLGLHRGTSQRAYMFITLRDIISAATRLNLVGPLGAAVLQHQIAFVAEAMLKKWKDRAVEEACQTSPLLDTVQGCHAYLFSRLFCS, encoded by the coding sequence ATGGAGGATGATCAGGCGAATGTAAGccatggaaaagaaaaacaagcaTCTGTAGAATTACCTTTACATTGGAGTGAATGGCAGCTTCTCGATTCCATTCTCCCTACGGGTGGATTTGCACATTCATTTGGTCTTGAGGCAGCAATTCAAGCTCGGTTAATATCATCTCCTGATGATCTTCGGACATATGTGATTCATATCTTGGAGAATACTGGCAGCTTGCTCCTTCCTTTTGTGTGCACCGCAACTACGAGTCCAGATTTAGAAACCTGGCATAAACTTGACAGAATGTTGGATGCCACTTTAACTAATGAAGTAAGTCGAAAAGCATCGACTGCGCAAGGTTCAGCACTTTTGAGGGTGGCTGCCTCGGTGTTTACAGAAGTCCCATCGCTGAAGAAAATGAGGGAAATCTCTCTCAACTTTGGAGATGTTGCTTTCCATCATGCTCCTCTTTTTGGGATTATCTGTGGACTTCTTGGATTGCATAGAGGAACTTCTCAGAGGGCTTATATGTTTATCACACTTAGAGACATTATTTCTGCTGCAACAAGGTTGAATTTAGTCGGACCACTTGGTGCGGCTGTATTGCAACATCAGATTGCTTTTGTTGCTGAAGCTATGTTGAAAAAATGGAAGGACCGTGCTGTGGAGGAAGCGTGCCAGACTTCTCCTCTGCTTGATACAGTACAAGGGTGCCATGCCTACCTGTTTTCTAGATTGTTCTGTTCCTGA